In the genome of Marinomonas algicola, the window TAAGTTAATTGTTTCTGTCTTGCCGTTTCTTTTTGAGACTGTAATGGTGGTCATGGGGTTTTTTCCAACTGTGCTGTGCTAAGGAAGAGGATGGTGAGAATACCTTATATAGTGTTATTTATATTTTTTTATACTATATGTAGTGATTCATGAAAATTATTTTGTAGAAGATAGAGCTCATTGAGATGAAAATCAAGGTTTGAAAATCAGATATTGAAAACGCTTAAAGCAGACTAAGTGATCACTTACGTTAATAGGCTCATGATGTGGAAACTGTGAAATTGGCAATAGAATTAAACTATATTTTTAAAGATTTTTTTGTCTAAAAGGTTTTTCAATTTGTGTGTAATAAGTGTTCAGTTAAGTTGCTTTATTAAAAAAGTGGCTACGCTGATTAAACTGTAAAGTATGATTTGATGAAGTAGGTAAATTATAAGTGCATGTTGTCCAAGCCAGCTCAAAATTCTGACCAAAGAGTTGTTACGCACTGTGATTTTACTCAGAAATTTACCTATGATTGGGCCAAAAAATACACATGCAATCCAGGGAAAAGGATAGACAATGTCTAAAGTATATTGGGGTGCTCCTAATTCGTTAAGAAGAAAGTGATGTATATTTGGGAACTGTAACCAGCTTGTTACGAAAAATATCAGGCCAATTGCTAAGCCAATGATAGCGTTTAATCTTGGATAACGTGCAAATGGGTAGAGAATGAAGCTAGCTAACAGAATGAAGTGTAAAATGCCAAAATAAATCCATTGGGAAGGGAAGGCAAGGTAGGTAATAAGTGAAATAGAGGCCGCTGCTATAAGTAGCTTCATTTGCCGAACTAAAAACTTTTTGAAATGGCTTGTTTGGAAAGGGGGTGGGATTTTACTTATATAAGTTGACCAACCAACAGCCGTTAAAAAAAGGAAGAGAATGACTGCCCTAAAGTTTACCCAGAATGAGTCGAATAGATTGTAGCTTATGTAGTTAAACTCTCTGAGATCCCAGCAGAAATGAAAGATAATCATTAGTAGAACCGCCGACCCTCTATAGGCGTCGAGAAAAATGTGCCTAGAGCTTGTCGGTGAAGGGGGCATAGTCATCTTTACTGTGATTTGTAAATGTTAGAAAAGGAGGCAAAAGTAGAGAGTTTATTTTGCCTCCCTGTTACTTAAGGGGCTAAGCGAGTTCTTACCCAGCCATCATCTTTTTTCTCATAGGATAACCTGTCATGGAGCCGACTTGGTCTGCCTTGCCAAAACTCAATGTAATCGGCTTCCAGTATGTATCCTCCCCAATTATCTGGACACGGAATGCTGGAATTTACATACTCTTGCTCTAGTCTTTTAACGCTCTCGTGGAGATCTTCCCTGTGCGCAACAGGTTGACTTTGATTTGATGCCATTGCAGCCAATTGACTGCCTTTTGGGCGGCTTAAAAAGTAAGCTTCTGATATGTTACGTGATAACTTTTTTATTTGGCCTTCTATGCGTACTTGTCGGCTTAGTGATGGCCAGAAAAAGGTAAGGCAGGCGTTGTTGTTGTGAGCAATCTGTTCGCCTTTATTGCTTGAATAATTGGTGAAAAATGAAAAGCCTTCCTCGCTCCTCTGCTTTAAAAGCACAACCCGAGCATGGGGTTTATTATTCTGGTCAACTGTGCTTAACGTCATTGCCGTAGGGTCTTCGGGGCAAGTTTCAATAGCCTTATTTAGCCACTCATCAAATACTTGCAGCGGATCGTTTGGAGTACTTTCTTCTAATAAGTCTTCAAACTGGTAGTCTCTTCTAATTGAACTGATATCTCTATTCATGATTATACTCTGTAAGTCGACATGGTCATAATTTTGGAAACGCGAGTCATTATGCTCATAATGATCGGCGGGAAAACGTACCCTCCTGATTGTAACGCCATTTCTTTATGTTGAGCTTCATCTAATCGCATCTGTTGCAAGACGGCTTTGCTGCGATGATCTTCTGTTGGTAGCGCATCTAGGTGCTTATCAATATGCAAGCACACTTGATCTTCTGTTGCGGCAACAAAGCCTAGGCTTAATTTATCACTGATTAATCCAGCTCCTGCACCGATAACAAACGACGCGCCATAGAAGAAAGGGTTAAGTATGCTTGGCTTACTGTTTAAATCTAATAAACGTTGTTCGCACCAAACTAAATGATCAATTTCTTCGCGTGCAGCATGCTCCATTTCCTCGCGAATGCTCTCCAGTTTTGCTGTTGTTGCTTGACCAGCATATAAAGCTTGAGCGCATACCTCACCGGTATGGTTTATCCGCATAAGCCCACTTGCGTGTTTGTTTTCCTTAGAAGAAAATTCGGACTCTTTGTGGTTATTAGCAGGTGATGGGCGTGATGCCGTGGCGGCACCTGGTGTGACGGTTCTTAATGCTCTATCCAGCTGGACGATTGCCCTGTCAAAAAATGAAACCATGTTGTTCTCCTCTAGCCTGGAGGCCAAGTCATTTGCTTGCCTGCAAGAACGTGCATATGAATATGATAAACCGTTTGGCCGCCGTCTTCATTGCAATTCATAACGACTCGGAAGCCAGATTGATCAACGTTTTTTTGTTTTGCTATTTTGCTGGCGATAATAGGCAATTTACCAATGATGCGTGAGTCTGTGTTCTCAATATCATTTAATGTGGCGATGTGTTTTTTCGGGATGACTAAAAAATGAACTGGAGCCTGAGGCATGATGTCTTCAAATGCAATGACATCATCATCTTCGAATAAAATGTTTGCCGGTATTTCTTTATTAACAATTTTGCAAAAAAGGCAATCCATAACTGTTCCTTTGATTCTTGGTTGTTTGTACTTGCTTACGAAATGTGTGATGCGTTTTTAATTCTTAAGCCTTTGGACGTGAAGCGATTCAGACTTTCTTTAATGTGTTGTTCTATGTTCTGGTCAGAAAACAAGTCATCAAATCCAAGGGTAAGAGCGTAATTTCTCGACATTTTAACGTTTTCAGTAATTAAAATACATTGATCTCCAGCATGAAGCTTCATTCTAATTTGTTTTAATGCAAGGTTGGGGATGTACCCTTCATTTTCAAACATGAGAATAAGGTTGACGGTGTTTTTTGTCGTTTGAGTTTTGACATCCGTTAGTAGCTCATTAATGCTTTTTATTTGAATGACATTGTTTGGCCAGTTTTGTAGTGTTCGCAGCACCCTTTCAACCAGTACGGATTGGTCGCCAATTACAAGGATTTGAGCTGGGTCGGCTTTAAATGTATCGAAAGTGATAACCTGTTGTCTTGAGTTGGCTGGGAAGTGTATTGTCAAAGAATCGTTTTCGATTTTTAAACGACCATTTAATCTATCTACAATATCCTTTATCAGGCGTATCCCTAGATTGTTGTCACGAAATTCATTTTTAATTTTATTAGAAATCGGATGACAGACAATATCAATCGTTTTAATCCCAAGCTTTTTGTGCAGAGTGTGAGCTAAGTTGATGGTAAGCAGCTCTCCATTTAGGTGCTTACATTCATGGATCAAATTAATTAAAAGTTGTTTGAGTAGTTTGATATGACTCAGTAATTCAACGCCATTGGTGTCGCTTGTGAGTATAGTAAGATCTGAGTTGTCTTGATCTGTATTGTTAAATGTATCAATTGCATTTTGAATGATTTTTTCTATTAGCTCAGGTTGTTCGTGTTTGCTGTCTGCTTTTTCAAGTAATGTTAAGTTTGTAGACAGAAGTTTTAGGTTATTTGCCGCCGTGTAAGCATACGAAGTAAGGCTTTTTTCATGTTCTTCTAATGGTCGTGCTTGCCAGTAGCTAACGTAAGTATCAATAATATTGATTTGTCGCCTCATTCTTTCTCCCGTATCGGCAAGAAGCGGAGAGAGGTTGGTGTCTTGAGTAGTGGGTGCTATTTGATTTTTATTCGAAAAGCGGAAGGGCGCGATGCGCTTCATCATGCCGATAAAGTAGATGCTTGACTCGATTAATACCAAGGAGGTCAGTCCCCATTGATAAAATATTGGACTAGGGTAAATCCCATAAAGGCTCAATATCCAGAGATACATACCTATTAAAACAATGCCTCTTGAGAGAATGTAATGACCTGAGTGCGTTGTTTTTTTTCCATAAGCATAAAGTGCGATACCGAGCAAAGCGGTGTTTGTGATAAGTGAATCGGCTAATAAAAATGATGTACTTACTATGGACGGAAAAAAGAAAAGCGTAATGCTTAGAATGAAATTACCCCACCCAAAGAAGGCTAAATATCGATTTATTTTTGGATAGTAAAGTTGAGTGTCTAAATAACAGCGAGAGAAAAAAGTGAGTGTAGATAAATATAAGAGTATAAATGCGTAAAAAAAACTTTGTAGATTAGTGGCTTCGATGGAGAAAAAGTAACGGAAAAAACCATGGAATGACAAGTGGAGCATTAAAATACTTATTAAAATACCGCAATAAAATGCATACATTGAGTGTTTTGTTTGAATGAAAAGTAATAGGCCGCCTAAAAGAAAAATAAACGAAATGCTTATAAATAGGCTTGAGAGTAATAGATTATTAAGCGTCATTTTTATTAGTTCGGTATTGTCGAGAGCGAATAACTGTATGTTGACGGGTAATGAAGACGATACTTTGAGGTAAATGACGAGGCTGTTATGTAGCGTTTCTGGTAAGGGAACGATATGGTCTAAGTGTTGCGTTTTTCTCTCATGAAAAATAGTATTCGTTTCCATTGAGTACGCCGCTTGATCTTTGAGGGTCTGAGGAAGGAATACCTCTAATGCATTTACCTGAGGTGCTTTAATGTAAAGGTAAGTTGCGCTGTTGGTTGTTTTTTGAATAGACACCTCGCTTCTAACCCATATACTGCCATTCGTTTGAGTTATGTGAATAAAGGGCTTGTTGACATAAGTAAAGAGACGGTCGCTATGTTTGTTTATGATTCTTTCCGTTGGTTGGTTATTTATGTCTTGGTAAATGCTGGCGACGTTCCCTAAATTCACCAATGATTGTTCATCGTCAATGATGGCCATGTTTTGAACACAGAAAGAATCAATTGAAAAGAGTAAGGTAATCGTTAGAATGATGAATTTCATTCAAAAGCAGCCTGATTAAGTAAAGTTATATTATTAACTATCTAAGGGGATAAATGCTATATACAATTTTGGTCAATTATTATGTCGAGTTTAGTATTGCGCTTCTTATAATTACGTTCTTTTTTAGGCGTAAAAACACAGAGTTAAGAACAAAACTTCTTTATTTATACGGTTTAATCGCGTCACTGGGCTTTTTACTGGATTTACAGTGGGTGTCTGGTGTTGTTTTTGGTTTTATCTTGCTTGAATTGGGGAGTGTATATCGTCAGTACGTAGATATAAAGCTCCCTAATAAAGGGAACGATGAGAAGTGATAAAAGCCTGTTTGTATAAGTGTTTAGCGCGTAAAAAAGTTGAAAAGCTTAGTTTGGCAGAGTAGGATTGTAATTATTCAATTTTGCGTTTTCTTTTAGAAAGTTAAAGGTTGAATACAACCCCATGATAATATCAAAAGGATGGTTATATGATTCTAACTAAAATAGCAAAGAAATTTACTAAAAATACGGCTGGAGTAACTGCGATTGAATACGCAATCGTTGGTGTGGCTGTAGCTGCATTGGTTGCTACAGTCTTTGGTAATACTGGCACATTAAAAACAGCGTTTGATGATGCATTCGGTAAAATATCGACTTCAGTAAAAGGCTAATGAGTCAAAGCTTATATATTGCTTTTTACATGCTTGTATCTGCTTCTGTTATCGGTATTTATACCGATATCAGAAGTAGGACTATATCAAACCGTTATTGTCTGTTAATTCTAATGTTGGCGTGTTTTTGCTCTTGCTTTGACGGGGGCGCGGTATTGGCAATTTTGAGAGTGTTTGGCATTCTATTTATCGGTGTGATTTTATTTTCTTTATCTATTATAGGGGCTGGGGATGTTAAATTGCTAGCGGCTTATTCAGTAGGGATTTCCACCGAATACTGGTGGCTTACCCTCTATCTGATTCTAATTTTGGGTGCGGTTTTGGCATGCATCTATGTCGTATACGGGGTGTTAGCAAATAAGATGAGTGAGGTTAGGCGGCGTGGCTTGCCTTACGGAGTGCCGATTACTTTGTCTTGTTTGTTTGGGATATGGCTGAGTATCTATTAGTCGTATCAATTTAGGAGCTTTAAATGGGACAGCGAGCCGTTTTTTTAATTGGGTTTGTGTGCGTTTTTTTAGGTGTTATAGGGCTGTATTTACAACTGCAAGATCCAATATCAATGACAAAGCCAGATGTTGTCAGTGTTGAGGAAGAATTGAAAATAAGAATGGTTGTGTCTAATCAAAACCTTGATAAAGGGGTCTTAGTTCAGCCAGAGTACTTTAGATATGTTTATGTGGGCGAAAGCGAAGCGTTAGCAATTGGAATTGCTGAAGATCAGAATATTGAATTCAATACTGGCATGATATTAGCTAAGGACATAAAAAAAGATGAGTTTTTAGGCGTCAATTACATACTATCTCCTGAAGACGATAATTATATAAATGCGCAGTTGTCTGAGGGAATGTCTCCATATTCACTGAAAATTCCAAAAACAAATTTTTATGGTGCAGGGATCAATGTTGGTGATTTAATCGATATTGTTGTTATGACTTCAGACGATGAGAATATTGGTGGGTCAGGTAATGATGGTAGGATTGAGTCTTTTCGAACTCTAGCAGTATCACCATTAATCACTCAGGTTAAAGTTTTGAATATTGATTCTTATTCAGAGACCCGCCAGGAATTATCCCTTACTATCGAGTTGAGTAGGCATGATATAGCGAAAATGATTATCGCCACTAAAATTGGCCTGGTGGAAGTGTTTCGTTCATCTATGAGTGTTGATGTATCAAATACTACAAAAGCTAGGACTCAAGACGTCTTATCTGATTATCAATCAGTTCTTGAATATCGTGGAAGTAAAAAATAGGTCAATAAAGGTTATCTTGTATGTATTACAAATTATTTAGAGAAGGTTTAAGGGGGATAGTTGTTGTTTCTTTTATACTGTTATCTTATGCCTCAGCTTCTACCGCGATTAATATTGGTGAAGGCGAAGCGAAAACGCTTTCTTTTGGTGAAAATATTTCTACTGTATTTATTTCTGATGCAGACGTAGCGGACTATCAAGTCGTTAACAATAGAAAGTTAATTGTTTATGGTAAGTCAGTAGGTCAAGCCCACTTAGTTGTTTTTGGCGAAGAAGGGGAGACTCTTGAGGAGCGTAAATTAATTATCAATAAGAGTTACACTTTTATTGAACAGCAGCTCAAATTTCGCTTTCCAAATTCCGAGATTAGATTGACAAATTTTGGCGAGCAATTTGTTGTTTCAGGAACGGTGCCATCTGAAAAAGAAAAAGAGGCTGTTTATTTGCTGGTTGGAGAGCTGCTTGGTAAAGATTTTGAAGAATATAAAGTGAACTGGCATTTGGCTGATGACCAACAATTGGAAATTGATTTTCTGACACGCCGGACATACAAGGGATTAGTAAATCAAATTGAAGTGGCGAATACTAAGCAGGTGAATGTAAAGTTAACCGTTGCAGAGGTGTCGAGTTCGTTTGTTGACCAAATAGGGATTAACTGGGGGAGCGTTCTCAGTGATGGGTTTTCTGGTAACGGTCAGTTCTCCGACTTTGTGATTGGATTTGATGCTGACAACATCGCTGCCTTTATATCAGCAGTAAGTGATGACACTATTGGTCAGGTACTTGCTGAGCCAAACTTATCTGTTATTTCAGGTGAAACCGCCAGCTTCCTTGTTGGTGGTGAAATTCCTATTGTATTCCGAGTTGATGATGGCTATAAGATTGAGTACAAAAATGTTGGAGTGGGCCTTGATTTAGCCGCAAAAGTACTATCGGATGACAAGATTAAATTGTCAATACAGCCCGAGGTAAGTTCAGTAGATGAGCAATATGCTAATGAGTTATTGGGTGTGCCAGGCTTTAAGGTAAGAAAAGCGAGAACCACTGTTGAGTTAGGGGATGGTCAGAGCTTCGTTTTAGGTGGCTTGTTAAGCAGCGATGATCAAGAATCCCTCTCTAAAGTGCCGGGCTTAGGTGATATTCCAATTTTAGGAACACTTTTTCGTTACGCAACTACTAAAAGGGTAAAGACAGAGCTTATTATTGTTGCTACGGTTAATTTAGTTGAACCTATAGAGTCATCTAGCATTCAGCTACCTACTATCGCTAGAACGTCTAGCTTGTCGCGGTTTTTTGTCGGTTTAACCCCTGAAATAAAAAACAAAGTATCACCTGAAGCGGTCAAATGGCGAAATGAAATACTGTCAACGGGTGGGTTTAAACAATGAAAAATATTCTTTTTACTCTACTTATATCAACTGCCGTTGTTGGTTGTTCTACTGCACACATAGCACCTAAAGAAAATACAACGAGTATTATTCCTGTTGTGTATCAATATGATTTGAAGGCAGATGAGGGTCAGGAAGTAAATGGTTTGAGTCATGATTTAGATGGCTACATAAATCAAAATATAGAGTCTTTAATAAAACTGGATATTGAGTTAGTTTCATCATCAGCAACAGGTGAGGTATTATCAAAAACGGCGTATGAGCTTTTGTTATCTCTGGGTGTTGACTCTGGTAAAATAGTAGTATCTAAGCTTGAAGAGTCTAATAATATTGATTTCTCCTTGATTGCTAAGAAATACGAAGTTCAAGTACCAGTATGCGAAAGTAAAGCCATATTTGCATATGGAGGAGATAGTTATGGTTGTTCTGTTGACTCGATGCGTTGGGCTACTATAGTTAATCCACAAAAGATGTTGCCTCAACAAAGTGGTAATCAATTTATGTCTTCACAGGAATAGCATATGTTTGATTTAGTTGACATTCTCAAAAACAGTCGCGATACTCAAGAAGAGGATTCATCTCGAAGTGGGCCTAAAACAGCGTTCTTTTTTCAGACTTCAGAATGCCGATCTTTAGTTGAGGAAACGTATCGATTTGATGATAAGAAAATACCCAAATCTGTTCTTTTTAGCTTTGATTTGGTTGCCAATAGAGTAACTGATGATGATTGTGAAATTGCTATTTTTGAATTGACAGACAGTGACACCTTAGCTGAAGATGCTGAGCGATTAAGTCATATTATCCCTTCTTCGGTATCTGTTATTATTATTGGTCTAGCGGACTCTATATCTACCGTTAGAATGTTAAAAAGTTTAGGCTTTTACTATGTTTTTTGGCCGATAAATAAGCAAGAATTGTCCGAGTTTCTGGCCGTAATTACAAAAAAACACCAAGAGGCAAATCTGGGCAATATTTATCGTCGAGCTAAGCGTATTGCCGTGTTTGGTACTAAGGGTGGGGTTGGGGCGAGTTTAATCGCGGCTGAACTAGCATCGGCTTTATCTGTCAAAAAAAAATCCGACAGCTTGTTGGTCAACCACAATTATGATTGCGGTGACTTAGATATTCAGGTAGGTAATGTCAAGTTAGATAAAAAGTCTGTTGCTAAGGGTACGTTAACGACTGATCTTGATGAAACGTCTGTTAAGTCATTGATGATGCCTCTTAACTCAAAATTAAGGTATTTGGCTTTAGCAAAAGACCAGCTTCAATCTGATGAAGTTCGAGAAGTAACGGATATGGTTATTTCTTTAACCAGCTCTGAGGCGAACTTGATTGTAGAAGATTTATCCGCATCGGTTTCCTTTGATCGTACACCAGAATGGTTAATAGAGAACTTTAATATTTTAATTCTGGTTCTTGAACCTAGTGTCTCTTCCTTGAGGGAATCGGTAAAACTCATTAAACGTATTAGAAATATTCAGAATAACAGTGAGTCTAAGAAAAACTTACGTATTATTGTGATTGTAAATCATCATAGGCATAAAAAGATGGAGACAGTTTCCATTGAGGAAATTTCAAAATACCTATCACACAAAGTCGATTACGAATTACCTTATGAAGAAAATATTGCGTTAGATATTTCTAAAGGTAAAAGGGTGATCGATAGTGGTAGCAGGTTTAGTCAAAATATTATTAAGCTTTCCTCTCAAATTGTCGGTGAAAACAAGTCCTTTCAGAAAAAGAAGTCGTACTTATCTCGGTTGTTGTCTAAAAAGAAAAGCACGGTATAAATAATTATATTAGGATCTTAAATGTTAGGTACTAAGGCTATTTATAGAAAGTTGCGCAATGAGATTTTTGAGGCATTAGATGCTGAAGCAATTTCTAAGCTGACCAAGGAGGAACTATCAAGACAGTTACTGAGTGCGGTCGATTTATTAATTCAAAAAGATAAGCTGTTAATCCCTACCACTGTCCGTCAAGATTACGTTAAATCCCTTCGTAATGAGTTGGTTGGCCTAGGCCCTCTACAGATATTGATGGAAGATGACTCTATATCAGATATTATGGTAAACGGGCCTGATAATGTATACATTGAGAAAGGCGGACTAGTAGAAAAAAGTTCGGTTGAGTTTGTTGATAATCAGCAGTTAATAGAGGTTTGTAAGCGAATTGCCTCCAGGGTAGGCCGAAGAGTTGATGAATCTGTGCCGTTATGTGATGCGCGCCTCGCCGACGGTAGCCGTGTTAATATTGTTCTCCCTCCTATTGCCATCGATGGCGCCTCCATTTCAATTCGTAAGTTCAAAAAACACAGTATTGATTTTGAAAAATTGGTTGAATTTGGGGCGATGAGTCCTGAGATGGCTCGTGTACTTATGATAGCGGCCAGATGCCGAGTAAATATTGTGATATCTGGTGGTACTGGTTCTGGTAAGACAACTATGATGAATGCTTTATCTCAGTATATTGCTGAGAATCAGCGTATTGTAACCATTGAGGATGCGGCTGAACTTAGGCTTTTACAACCTCACGTTGTTCGTCTTGAAACGCGTACGGCTGGCATAGAGGGTACAGGAGCCATAGGCCAGAGAGAGCTGGTAATTAACTCCCTTCGGATGAGGCCAGACCGAATAATTATAGGTGAGTGTCGCGGGTCTGAAGCATTTGAAATGCTGCAAGCTATGAATACGGGTCATGACGGCTCTATGACAACCTTGCATGCCAATACACCAAGAGACGCAATATCTCGTATAGAAAGCATGGTTATGATGGCAACCTCTTCTTTGCCGCTGGAAGCTATTCGCCGAACTGTAGTGAGTGCAGTAGACATTATTGTGCAAATCAGTCGCTTACACGATGGTAGCCGGAAAGTAACTCACATTAGTGAGGTAATTGGTATTGAAGGAAGTAATGTTGTTATGGAGGATATTTTTAAGTTTGAAGGGGCAGAGCAATCGAGAGAATCTGGCAAAATTCAAGGGAAATTCATCACTTCAGGCTTAATGCAAAGATCTATTCTAATTGAAAAGGCACGTTCTTATGGGTTATCTGAAGAGTTACACAAGTTATTCAATGTGAGGCGGTAAGATGATGAATCTATTTATACTTGTTCTCTGTATTGGTTTGTTATGCATGTATTCAGGAATAAGGACAATAGGGAGTAGATTAAACTTTTTGGATGAGCAAAAAGAGTCTTCTATTGAAACCTCTATAAATGATAATAGCGCCATAGATTTAGAACAGCTGAGTCATATTCCTTGGTATCGAAGAGTGTCCAGAGCCTATTCAAATTTATTAAAAGAGTTGGGGGTATTCCCTACATTAAAGTTGAGTTTGTATTTAATGTCATCACTACTCATTGGCTATTTCTTGAATGATATTTTTTTGAAATTTGACTTGATATATGTCTTACCCTTTGTTTTTTTCTTGAGTGTGTTGCTTGGTGTGCAGTTATTAAATCGGCATGCAAAGAAAAAATTCGACGAGTTTTTTCCTGAAGCATTAAATATGCTAGCTAGTGCTATTTCGGCTGGCGAGAGTTTAATGCATTCAATTATTTATGTCGGAGAAAATATAGACAACTCGGTTGGGAAAGAGTTTAAACGGATGGGAGAGCATTTAAAGATAGGAGACTCACCTGATGAGGTCTTTAGAAAAGCATGTGTGCGATTCCCTTATCCATCGTTTCGTTTCTTTGTGATTACTATGAGAGCGAATATTGCTAGGGGGGGGCAATTAAGGCATGTAATTGTGAATTTAAACAGGATTATGTTTGAAGCAAGAGCCATAGATAAGAAAAAATTTGCTTTAACATCAGAGGCGCGAGCCTCTGCAAAAATTGTATTTTCAATACCATTTTTGTTTTTATTTGGCGTGATGCGTTTTTTAATGCCAGAAAATTATTTTTTTGTTATGGAAGATGACGTTGGTCGTCAAATTTTATATTACATGCTTATTAGCGAAGCTATTGGTATGTTAATAATTTATTTTATTATGAAGGGGGTGAAGGCATGATAGGTTTATACCCTCTTTTATTTATTTTGTGTATTTCATTAGGAGTGATGTTCGTATTTCAAAGCCTTTTTTTTGTGAGAAATAGGAATAAAAAACTAACACAAGCTTTAGAGGGTGGAAATAAAGGAAGTAATATTTTCTTTAAGATTAAGCGTTATATTTCATCTTTATTTAGTATTAATAATGATGACATACAGGAGAAATTTATAGCGGCAGGGTTTTACGAAGCTAGGTTTGCACCGTATTATTTTCCATTAAAGTATAGTTTTACAGTATTGTTTCTTCTGATTGT includes:
- a CDS encoding pilus assembly protein CpaB translates to MGQRAVFLIGFVCVFLGVIGLYLQLQDPISMTKPDVVSVEEELKIRMVVSNQNLDKGVLVQPEYFRYVYVGESEALAIGIAEDQNIEFNTGMILAKDIKKDEFLGVNYILSPEDDNYINAQLSEGMSPYSLKIPKTNFYGAGINVGDLIDIVVMTSDDENIGGSGNDGRIESFRTLAVSPLITQVKVLNIDSYSETRQELSLTIELSRHDIAKMIIATKIGLVEVFRSSMSVDVSNTTKARTQDVLSDYQSVLEYRGSKK
- the coq7 gene encoding 2-polyprenyl-3-methyl-6-methoxy-1,4-benzoquinone monooxygenase codes for the protein MVSFFDRAIVQLDRALRTVTPGAATASRPSPANNHKESEFSSKENKHASGLMRINHTGEVCAQALYAGQATTAKLESIREEMEHAAREEIDHLVWCEQRLLDLNSKPSILNPFFYGASFVIGAGAGLISDKLSLGFVAATEDQVCLHIDKHLDALPTEDHRSKAVLQQMRLDEAQHKEMALQSGGYVFPPIIMSIMTRVSKIMTMSTYRV
- a CDS encoding type II and III secretion system protein family protein; its protein translation is MYYKLFREGLRGIVVVSFILLSYASASTAINIGEGEAKTLSFGENISTVFISDADVADYQVVNNRKLIVYGKSVGQAHLVVFGEEGETLEERKLIINKSYTFIEQQLKFRFPNSEIRLTNFGEQFVVSGTVPSEKEKEAVYLLVGELLGKDFEEYKVNWHLADDQQLEIDFLTRRTYKGLVNQIEVANTKQVNVKLTVAEVSSSFVDQIGINWGSVLSDGFSGNGQFSDFVIGFDADNIAAFISAVSDDTIGQVLAEPNLSVISGETASFLVGGEIPIVFRVDDGYKIEYKNVGVGLDLAAKVLSDDKIKLSIQPEVSSVDEQYANELLGVPGFKVRKARTTVELGDGQSFVLGGLLSSDDQESLSKVPGLGDIPILGTLFRYATTKRVKTELIIVATVNLVEPIESSSIQLPTIARTSSLSRFFVGLTPEIKNKVSPEAVKWRNEILSTGGFKQ
- a CDS encoding sensor histidine kinase; protein product: MKFIILTITLLFSIDSFCVQNMAIIDDEQSLVNLGNVASIYQDINNQPTERIINKHSDRLFTYVNKPFIHITQTNGSIWVRSEVSIQKTTNSATYLYIKAPQVNALEVFLPQTLKDQAAYSMETNTIFHERKTQHLDHIVPLPETLHNSLVIYLKVSSSLPVNIQLFALDNTELIKMTLNNLLLSSLFISISFIFLLGGLLLFIQTKHSMYAFYCGILISILMLHLSFHGFFRYFFSIEATNLQSFFYAFILLYLSTLTFFSRCYLDTQLYYPKINRYLAFFGWGNFILSITLFFFPSIVSTSFLLADSLITNTALLGIALYAYGKKTTHSGHYILSRGIVLIGMYLWILSLYGIYPSPIFYQWGLTSLVLIESSIYFIGMMKRIAPFRFSNKNQIAPTTQDTNLSPLLADTGERMRRQINIIDTYVSYWQARPLEEHEKSLTSYAYTAANNLKLLSTNLTLLEKADSKHEQPELIEKIIQNAIDTFNNTDQDNSDLTILTSDTNGVELLSHIKLLKQLLINLIHECKHLNGELLTINLAHTLHKKLGIKTIDIVCHPISNKIKNEFRDNNLGIRLIKDIVDRLNGRLKIENDSLTIHFPANSRQQVITFDTFKADPAQILVIGDQSVLVERVLRTLQNWPNNVIQIKSINELLTDVKTQTTKNTVNLILMFENEGYIPNLALKQIRMKLHAGDQCILITENVKMSRNYALTLGFDDLFSDQNIEQHIKESLNRFTSKGLRIKNASHIS
- a CDS encoding heparan-alpha-glucosaminide N-acetyltransferase yields the protein MTMPPSPTSSRHIFLDAYRGSAVLLMIIFHFCWDLREFNYISYNLFDSFWVNFRAVILFLFLTAVGWSTYISKIPPPFQTSHFKKFLVRQMKLLIAAASISLITYLAFPSQWIYFGILHFILLASFILYPFARYPRLNAIIGLAIGLIFFVTSWLQFPNIHHFLLNELGAPQYTLDIVYPFPWIACVFFGPIIGKFLSKITVRNNSLVRILSWLGQHALIIYLLHQIILYSLISVATFLIKQLN
- the pdxH gene encoding pyridoxamine 5'-phosphate oxidase, whose product is MNRDISSIRRDYQFEDLLEESTPNDPLQVFDEWLNKAIETCPEDPTAMTLSTVDQNNKPHARVVLLKQRSEEGFSFFTNYSSNKGEQIAHNNNACLTFFWPSLSRQVRIEGQIKKLSRNISEAYFLSRPKGSQLAAMASNQSQPVAHREDLHESVKRLEQEYVNSSIPCPDNWGGYILEADYIEFWQGRPSRLHDRLSYEKKDDGWVRTRLAP
- a CDS encoding Flp family type IVb pilin, translating into MILTKIAKKFTKNTAGVTAIEYAIVGVAVAALVATVFGNTGTLKTAFDDAFGKISTSVKG
- a CDS encoding histidine triad nucleotide-binding protein; this translates as MDCLFCKIVNKEIPANILFEDDDVIAFEDIMPQAPVHFLVIPKKHIATLNDIENTDSRIIGKLPIIASKIAKQKNVDQSGFRVVMNCNEDGGQTVYHIHMHVLAGKQMTWPPG
- a CDS encoding A24 family peptidase, with translation MSQSLYIAFYMLVSASVIGIYTDIRSRTISNRYCLLILMLACFCSCFDGGAVLAILRVFGILFIGVILFSLSIIGAGDVKLLAAYSVGISTEYWWLTLYLILILGAVLACIYVVYGVLANKMSEVRRRGLPYGVPITLSCLFGIWLSIY